In Streptomyces sp. NBC_00091, the following proteins share a genomic window:
- the gcvH gene encoding glycine cleavage system protein GcvH, with the protein MSNPQQLRYTKEHEWLSAAEDGVATVGITEFAATALGDVVYAQLPAVGDTVTEGETCGELESTKSVSDLYSPVSGEIVEFNQDVVDDPALVNSEPFKGGWLFKVRLSEEPEHALSADEYAALTHSDN; encoded by the coding sequence ATGAGCAACCCCCAGCAGCTGCGTTACACCAAGGAGCACGAGTGGCTGTCGGCCGCCGAGGACGGCGTCGCGACGGTCGGCATCACGGAGTTCGCGGCCACCGCGCTCGGTGACGTCGTCTACGCCCAGCTCCCCGCGGTCGGCGACACCGTCACCGAGGGCGAGACCTGCGGCGAGCTGGAGTCGACCAAGTCGGTCAGCGACCTGTACTCCCCCGTCTCCGGTGAGATCGTCGAGTTCAACCAGGACGTCGTGGACGACCCGGCGCTGGTGAACTCCGAGCCGTTCAAGGGTGGCTGGCTGTTCAAGGTGCGCCTGTCGGAGGAGCCGGAGCACGCGCTCTCCGCCGACGAGTACGCCGCGCTCACCCACTCCGACAACTGA
- the glyA gene encoding serine hydroxymethyltransferase yields MSVLNTPLHELDPDVAAAVDAELVRQQSTLEMIASENFAPVAVMEAQGSVLTNKYAEGYPGRRYYGGCEHVDVVEQIAIDRIKALFGAEAANVQPHSGAQANAAAMFALLKPGDTIMGLNLAHGGHLTHGMKINFSGKLYNVVPYHVDETGEVDMAEVERLAKESKPQLIVAGWSAYPRQLDFAAFRRIADEVGAYLMVDMAHFAGLVAAGLHPNPVPHAHVVTTTTHKTLGGPRGGVILSTQELAKKINSAVFPGQQGGPLEHVIAAKAVSFLVAASPEFKERQERTLEGAKILAARLVQEDVKAVGVDVLTGGTDVHLVLVDLRNSELDGQQAEDRLHEVGITVNRNAIPNDPRPPMVTSGLRIGTPALATRGFDAEAFTEVAEIIAQALKPTYDAEGLKARVSALAAKFPLYPSL; encoded by the coding sequence ATGTCCGTTCTGAACACCCCCCTCCACGAACTCGACCCTGACGTCGCCGCCGCCGTCGACGCCGAGCTCGTGCGCCAGCAGTCGACCCTGGAAATGATCGCGTCGGAGAACTTCGCTCCGGTCGCCGTCATGGAGGCCCAGGGCTCGGTCCTGACCAACAAGTACGCCGAGGGCTACCCGGGCCGCCGCTACTACGGCGGCTGCGAGCACGTCGACGTGGTCGAGCAGATCGCGATCGACCGCATCAAGGCGCTGTTCGGCGCCGAGGCCGCGAACGTCCAGCCGCACTCGGGTGCGCAGGCCAACGCCGCCGCGATGTTCGCGCTGCTGAAGCCGGGCGACACGATCATGGGCCTGAACCTGGCCCACGGCGGTCACCTGACCCACGGCATGAAGATCAACTTCTCCGGCAAGCTCTACAACGTGGTCCCGTACCACGTCGACGAGACCGGCGAGGTCGACATGGCCGAGGTCGAGCGCCTGGCCAAGGAGTCCAAGCCGCAGCTGATCGTCGCCGGCTGGTCCGCCTACCCGCGCCAGCTGGACTTCGCCGCCTTCCGCCGCATCGCGGACGAGGTCGGCGCGTACCTGATGGTCGACATGGCGCACTTCGCGGGCCTGGTCGCCGCGGGCCTGCACCCGAACCCGGTGCCGCACGCCCACGTCGTCACCACCACCACGCACAAGACCCTCGGCGGTCCGCGCGGCGGTGTCATCCTGTCGACGCAGGAGCTGGCCAAGAAGATCAACTCCGCGGTCTTCCCGGGTCAGCAGGGCGGCCCCCTGGAGCACGTGATCGCGGCCAAGGCGGTCTCCTTCCTCGTCGCGGCCTCGCCCGAGTTCAAGGAGCGCCAGGAGCGCACCCTGGAGGGCGCGAAGATCCTCGCCGCCCGCCTGGTCCAGGAAGACGTCAAGGCCGTGGGCGTGGACGTCCTCACCGGCGGCACCGACGTGCACCTGGTCCTGGTCGACCTGCGCAACTCCGAGCTGGACGGCCAGCAGGCCGAGGACCGCCTCCACGAGGTCGGCATCACGGTCAACCGCAACGCCATCCCGAACGACCCGCGGCCCCCGATGGTCACCTCGGGTCTGCGGATCGGTACGCCGGCCCTCGCGACCCGCGGCTTCGACGCCGAGGCCTTCACCGAGGTCGCCGAGATCATCGCCCAGGCGCTGAAGCCGACGTACGACGCCGAGGGCCTCAAGGCGCGCGTCTCGGCGCTCGCCGCGAAGTTCCCGCTGTACCCGTCGCTCTAG
- a CDS encoding L-serine ammonia-lyase: MAISVFDLFSIGIGPSSSHTVGPMRAARMFVTRLKKDGVLAQTAAVRAELFGSLGATGHGHGTPKAVLLGLEGHSPRTVDVEGADDEVERIRKSGKLRLLGAEIGGAHEIDFDEPNQLILHRRRSLPYHANGMTLFAYDAAGAPLLEKTYYSVGGGFVVDEDAVGEDRIKLDDTVLKYPFRSGDEMLRLANETGLSISSLMLENEKAWRTEEEIREGLLEIWRVMQSCVSRGMSREGILPGGLRVKRRAASTARQLRTEGDPMMHRSEWTTIYAMAVNEENAAGGRVVTAPTNGAAGVLPAVLHYYMNFVPGADEDGVVRFLLAAGAIGMLFKENASISGAEVGCQGEVGSACSMAAGALAEVLGGTPEQVENAAEIGMEHNLGLTCDPVGGLVQIPCIERNGMAAVKAVTAAKMAMRGDGSHKVSLDKVIKTMKETGADMKVKYKETARGGLAVNVIEC, from the coding sequence GTGGCCATCTCCGTCTTCGATCTCTTCTCCATCGGTATCGGCCCCTCCTCCTCCCACACGGTCGGCCCGATGCGCGCGGCGCGCATGTTCGTGACGCGGCTGAAGAAGGACGGCGTCCTCGCCCAGACCGCCGCCGTACGGGCGGAGCTGTTCGGCTCCCTCGGCGCGACCGGCCACGGGCACGGCACGCCCAAGGCGGTCCTGCTGGGCCTGGAGGGCCACTCCCCCCGCACGGTGGACGTGGAGGGCGCCGACGACGAGGTGGAGCGCATCCGCAAGAGCGGCAAGCTGCGTCTGCTGGGTGCGGAAATAGGCGGTGCCCACGAGATCGACTTCGACGAGCCGAACCAGCTGATCCTGCACCGCCGCCGCTCGCTGCCCTACCACGCGAACGGCATGACGCTCTTCGCGTACGACGCCGCCGGCGCCCCGCTGCTGGAGAAGACGTACTACTCGGTCGGCGGCGGCTTCGTCGTGGACGAGGACGCGGTCGGCGAGGACCGGATCAAGCTCGACGACACCGTGCTGAAGTACCCCTTCCGCTCGGGCGACGAGATGCTGCGCCTGGCCAACGAGACCGGTCTGTCGATCTCCTCCCTGATGCTGGAGAACGAGAAGGCCTGGCGCACCGAGGAGGAGATCCGCGAGGGGCTCCTGGAGATCTGGCGGGTCATGCAGTCCTGCGTCTCGCGCGGCATGTCCCGCGAGGGCATCCTCCCGGGCGGGCTGCGCGTCAAGCGCCGCGCCGCCTCCACGGCGCGCCAGCTGCGCACCGAGGGCGATCCGATGATGCACCGCAGCGAGTGGACCACGATCTACGCGATGGCGGTCAACGAGGAGAACGCGGCGGGCGGCCGTGTCGTGACGGCCCCGACGAACGGCGCGGCGGGCGTCCTCCCCGCGGTGCTGCACTACTACATGAACTTCGTCCCGGGCGCGGACGAGGACGGCGTGGTCCGCTTCCTCCTCGCCGCGGGCGCGATCGGCATGCTGTTCAAGGAGAACGCCTCGATCTCCGGCGCCGAGGTCGGCTGCCAGGGCGAGGTCGGCTCCGCCTGCTCGATGGCGGCGGGCGCCCTCGCCGAGGTCCTGGGCGGGACCCCGGAGCAGGTCGAGAACGCCGCGGAGATCGGCATGGAGCACAACCTCGGCCTGACCTGCGACCCGGTCGGCGGTCTGGTCCAGATCCCCTGCATCGAGCGCAACGGCATGGCCGCCGTCAAGGCCGTCACCGCCGCGAAGATGGCGATGCGCGGGGACGGCAGCCACAAGGTCTCCCTCGACAAGGTCATCAAGACCATGAAGGAGACGGGCGCCGACATGAAGGTCAAGTACAAGGAGACGGCGCGCGGCGGCCTCGCCGTCAACGTCATCGAGTGCTGA